A portion of the Enterobacter sp. SA187 genome contains these proteins:
- a CDS encoding LacI family DNA-binding transcriptional regulator, whose product MRQRSRQIVKLDDVAGKAGVSPSTVSLYIRQPDRVSEKTGKKIQSAIDSLGYVHNKIASQFTGGQSSNMAIVLPSLANSFFSHVVQRIESTVSAQGFQLSIASHDHSLDKEEEQIRSILQWSPAVIAIAGADHKPSTLKMLRNSGVPVVQMWQVDGGAFPAQVGNNHTEIGYAAARFLLDSGCQELAYFTTRFEDDIRARIRYAGFSRALEEQGKSALLVDIPRAENIWQASREILIPTLVKTRGLDGIFCTSDAIATALLMEAQSRGIAVPEKLSILGYGDFPSSAWLSPVTLSSVNLNASIIAARTAEMMLRMSADRSWQGDIVDAGFEIVPRGSTRLPF is encoded by the coding sequence ATGCGCCAGAGATCACGCCAAATCGTAAAACTTGATGATGTCGCCGGGAAGGCTGGCGTCTCGCCCTCCACGGTTTCGCTTTATATCCGCCAGCCCGATCGCGTGTCGGAAAAAACCGGCAAAAAAATTCAGTCGGCTATCGACAGCCTGGGCTACGTGCACAACAAAATCGCCAGCCAGTTTACCGGCGGACAGAGCAGCAATATGGCGATTGTGCTGCCGTCGCTGGCGAACAGTTTTTTCAGCCACGTGGTGCAGCGCATTGAATCGACGGTGAGCGCGCAGGGGTTTCAGCTGTCCATCGCCTCCCACGATCACAGCCTTGATAAAGAAGAAGAACAGATCCGCTCGATTCTGCAATGGTCCCCGGCGGTGATCGCCATTGCCGGGGCAGACCATAAACCGTCAACGCTGAAGATGCTGCGCAACAGCGGCGTGCCGGTGGTGCAGATGTGGCAGGTGGACGGCGGCGCGTTCCCGGCGCAGGTCGGCAATAATCACACCGAAATTGGCTATGCGGCGGCACGTTTTCTGCTGGATTCCGGCTGTCAGGAGCTGGCGTATTTCACCACCCGCTTTGAGGATGATATTCGGGCGCGAATTCGCTACGCCGGTTTCAGCCGCGCGCTGGAAGAGCAGGGGAAAAGCGCCCTGCTGGTGGATATTCCCCGTGCGGAAAATATCTGGCAGGCCAGCCGGGAAATCCTTATCCCGACGCTGGTGAAAACGCGCGGGCTGGACGGCATTTTTTGTACCAGCGATGCCATTGCCACCGCGCTGCTGATGGAAGCGCAAAGCCGCGGCATCGCCGTACCCGAAAAGCTGAGTATTCTTGGCTACGGGGATTTCCCCTCCAGCGCCTGGCTGTCGCCGGTGACCCTTTCCAGCGTGAACCTCAACGCCAGCATTATTGCCGCCCGCACCGCGGAAATGATGCTGCGTATGAGCGCCGACCGCAGCTGGCAGGGCGATATCGTCGACGCGGGATTTGAGATCGTGCCGCGCGGCAGTACGCGACTGCCGTTTTAA
- the yihX gene encoding glucose-1-phosphatase yields MLYIFDLGNVIVDIDFNRVLGAWSDFSRVPLATLKQSFTMGEAFHQHERGEITDEAFAEALCREMDLPLSYEQFSHGWQAVFVALRPEVIDIMHKLRAQGHRVVVLSNTNRLHTTFWPEEYPEIKAAADHIYLSQDMGMRKPEARIYQAVLQAEGFSAADTVFFDDNADNIEGANQLGITSILVTGKDTLPTYFAKQLC; encoded by the coding sequence ATGCTCTATATCTTTGATTTAGGTAATGTGATTGTCGATATTGACTTCAATCGGGTGCTGGGCGCATGGAGCGATTTCAGCCGGGTGCCGCTGGCGACGCTCAAGCAGAGCTTCACCATGGGCGAGGCTTTCCATCAGCATGAGCGCGGGGAGATCACCGATGAAGCCTTTGCCGAAGCGCTGTGCCGGGAAATGGATCTCCCCCTCAGCTACGAGCAATTTTCCCACGGCTGGCAGGCGGTGTTTGTTGCGCTGCGCCCGGAGGTGATCGACATCATGCATAAACTGCGCGCCCAGGGGCACCGCGTGGTGGTGCTGTCCAACACCAATCGTCTGCACACGACTTTCTGGCCGGAGGAATATCCGGAAATTAAAGCTGCCGCCGATCATATTTACCTGTCCCAGGATATGGGGATGCGTAAACCCGAAGCACGAATTTATCAGGCGGTGTTACAGGCCGAAGGATTTAGCGCCGCCGATACGGTCTTTTTTGACGATAACGCCGATAATATAGAAGGCGCTAACCAGCTGGGGATCACCTCCATTCTGGTGACCGGTAAAGACACTCTCCCGACCTATTTTGCGAAGCAGTTATGTTAA
- a CDS encoding virulence factor BrkB family protein — translation MLKTVHHKARHHTRPVVAWLKLLWQRIDEDNMTTLAGNLAYVSLLSLVPLVAVIFALFAAFPMFNDVSIQLRHFVFANFMPATGDVIQRYIEQFVANSSKMTAVGACGLIVTSLLLMYAIDSALNVIWRSKRVRPKVYSFAVYWMILTLGPLLAGASLAISSYLLSLRWVSDLDSVIDDVLRIFPLILSWLSFWLLYSIVPTTRVPNRDALVGALVAALLFELGKKAFALYITMFPSYQLIYGVLAVVPILFLWVYWTWCIVLLGAEITVTLGEYRKLKEAAEEAQADQP, via the coding sequence ATGTTAAAAACCGTTCATCATAAAGCCAGGCATCATACCCGACCGGTGGTGGCCTGGCTCAAATTGCTCTGGCAGCGTATTGATGAAGACAATATGACGACGCTGGCGGGGAATCTCGCCTATGTGTCCCTGCTCTCGCTGGTGCCGCTGGTGGCGGTGATTTTCGCGCTTTTCGCCGCCTTTCCCATGTTCAATGACGTCAGTATCCAGTTGCGGCATTTTGTTTTTGCCAACTTCATGCCCGCCACCGGCGATGTGATCCAGCGTTATATCGAACAGTTTGTCGCTAACTCCAGCAAAATGACGGCGGTGGGGGCATGCGGGCTGATCGTCACCTCTTTACTGTTAATGTATGCCATTGACAGCGCGCTTAATGTCATCTGGCGCAGTAAACGGGTACGGCCGAAGGTTTACTCCTTCGCGGTGTACTGGATGATCCTGACGCTGGGGCCGCTGCTGGCGGGCGCGAGCCTGGCTATCAGTTCCTATCTGCTCTCCCTGCGCTGGGTGAGCGATCTCGACAGCGTGATTGACGACGTGCTGCGGATTTTCCCGCTGATCCTCTCCTGGCTGTCGTTCTGGCTGCTGTACAGCATCGTGCCGACCACGCGCGTACCGAACCGCGATGCCCTTGTCGGCGCGCTGGTCGCCGCTCTGTTATTTGAGCTGGGCAAAAAAGCTTTTGCCCTCTACATCACCATGTTCCCCTCTTATCAGCTGATTTACGGCGTGCTGGCAGTGGTGCCGATTTTATTCCTCTGGGTGTACTGGACGTGGTGTATCGTCTTGCTTGGCGCGGAAATAACTGTCACTCTCGGGGAATACCGCAAACTCAAAGAAGCCGCAGAAGAAGCACAAGCAGACCAACCATGA
- the dtd gene encoding D-aminoacyl-tRNA deacylase, with protein sequence MIALIQRVSRASVSVEDEVTGEIGPGLLVLLGVEKDDDEQKADRLCERVLGYRVFSDADGKMNLNVKQAGGSVLVVSQFTLAADTSRGMRPGFSKGAEPERAEALYDYFVSRCRSLDMVTQTGRFAADMQVSLVNDGPVTFWLQV encoded by the coding sequence ATGATTGCATTGATTCAACGTGTTAGCCGCGCCAGCGTCAGCGTGGAGGATGAAGTGACGGGTGAAATCGGCCCGGGACTTTTGGTGTTATTAGGTGTCGAAAAGGATGACGACGAGCAAAAAGCCGACCGCCTGTGCGAACGGGTGCTCGGCTATCGTGTGTTCAGCGACGCTGACGGCAAGATGAACCTCAACGTTAAACAGGCTGGCGGCAGCGTGCTGGTGGTGTCGCAGTTCACCCTCGCGGCCGATACCAGCCGCGGCATGCGTCCGGGGTTCTCAAAAGGCGCTGAACCTGAGCGTGCCGAAGCGCTGTATGACTATTTCGTGTCGCGTTGCCGCAGCCTCGATATGGTGACGCAAACCGGACGATTCGCTGCCGATATGCAGGTTTCGCTGGTGAATGACGGCCCCGTAACGTTCTGGCTCCAGGTATGA
- the fabY gene encoding fatty acid biosynthesis protein FabY encodes MYHLRVPQTEEELERYYAFRWEMLRKPLRQPRGSERDAWDAMAHHQMVMDEDGKLVAVGRLYINADNEASIRFMAVHPSVQDKGLGTLMAMTLESVARQEGVKRVTCSAREDAVEFFAKLGFVNEGEITAPQTTPLRHFLMVKPVASLDDILHRGDWCGQLQQAWYQHIPLSEKMGVRIQQYTGQKFITTMPETGNQNPHNTLFAGSLFSLATLTGWGLIWLMLRERHLGGTIILADAHIRYSQPISGRPSAVADLGSLSGDLDRLARGRKSRVQLQVELFGDDKAGAIFEGIYIVLPAKPFGPLEEGGNEEE; translated from the coding sequence ATGTACCACCTACGCGTACCGCAGACAGAAGAAGAATTAGAACGTTACTACGCCTTTCGCTGGGAAATGCTGCGTAAGCCGCTGCGCCAGCCGCGCGGCTCCGAGCGCGATGCCTGGGATGCGATGGCGCATCACCAGATGGTGATGGACGAAGACGGCAAGCTGGTGGCCGTCGGGCGACTGTATATCAATGCCGACAATGAAGCCTCGATCCGCTTTATGGCGGTACATCCCAGCGTGCAGGACAAAGGCCTTGGCACGCTGATGGCGATGACGCTGGAATCCGTGGCCCGGCAGGAGGGCGTAAAGCGCGTCACCTGTAGCGCGCGGGAAGACGCCGTGGAGTTTTTCGCCAAGCTCGGCTTTGTGAACGAAGGCGAGATCACCGCGCCGCAGACCACGCCGCTGCGCCATTTTTTGATGGTGAAACCCGTCGCTTCGCTCGATGATATTCTGCATCGCGGCGACTGGTGCGGGCAGTTGCAGCAGGCCTGGTATCAGCATATTCCGCTCAGTGAAAAAATGGGCGTGCGCATCCAGCAGTACACCGGGCAAAAATTTATTACCACCATGCCGGAGACGGGCAATCAGAACCCGCATAACACGCTGTTTGCAGGCAGTCTGTTCTCACTTGCCACGCTCACCGGCTGGGGGCTGATCTGGCTGATGCTGCGCGAGCGTCATCTGGGCGGCACCATTATTCTGGCGGATGCGCATATTCGTTACAGCCAGCCGATCAGCGGACGCCCGAGCGCGGTTGCGGATTTAGGCTCGCTCAGCGGCGATCTGGACCGCCTGGCCCGTGGTCGTAAATCCCGCGTTCAGCTCCAGGTCGAGCTCTTTGGCGACGATAAAGCGGGCGCGATTTTTGAAGGCATCTATATCGTGCTGCCCGCCAAACCCTTCGGACCGCTGGAAGAGGGCGGTAACGAAGAAGAGTAG
- a CDS encoding type II toxin-antitoxin system RelE/ParE family toxin, with translation MYKLSRLAAEDFGAIYEYSWRQFGPLQADKYTAELDTFLMLLAQNPLMGREINIIEDVRRYDHGQHAIFYQMQNDGIFIARILHQQMDPLKHLK, from the coding sequence ATGTATAAACTCTCCAGGCTGGCCGCCGAGGATTTTGGTGCGATTTATGAATATTCCTGGCGTCAATTTGGCCCATTGCAGGCAGATAAATACACCGCTGAACTGGATACGTTTCTAATGCTACTCGCTCAAAACCCTTTGATGGGGCGCGAGATAAATATTATTGAAGATGTTCGTCGCTACGATCACGGTCAGCACGCCATTTTTTATCAGATGCAGAATGACGGGATTTTTATTGCCCGCATTCTGCATCAACAAATGGACCCTTTAAAGCATCTGAAATGA
- a CDS encoding type II toxin-antitoxin system ParD family antitoxin: protein MPRTTSITIGDHLDRFISEMIESGRYGSTSEVVRSALRLLEEQELHNGKLREALEKGLNSGESPLTLQEIATRKKRSLNV from the coding sequence ATGCCCAGAACAACCAGCATAACGATTGGGGACCATTTAGATCGTTTTATTAGCGAGATGATTGAAAGCGGGCGTTATGGTTCAACAAGCGAAGTCGTGCGTTCCGCGTTACGTTTGCTGGAAGAACAGGAGTTACACAATGGTAAGTTACGCGAAGCGCTGGAAAAGGGACTTAACAGTGGGGAAAGCCCGTTAACTTTGCAGGAAATTGCGACAAGGAAAAAACGCAGCTTAAATGTATAA
- the fdhE gene encoding formate dehydrogenase accessory protein FdhE, with translation MSIRIIPQDELEKSEKRAADMIPPLLFPRLKNLYNRRAERLRQLAESNPLGDYLRFAALIAHAQEVVLYDHPLQMDLTARIKEANDQGKPPLDIHVLPRDTHWHKLLHSLIAELKPEMSGTALAVIENLEKASSQELEAMASALFATDFASVSSDKAPFIWAALSLYWAQMASLIPGKARAEYGEQRQFCPVCGSIPVSSMVHIGTTQGLRYLHCNLCETEWHVVRVKCSNCEQTRDLHYWSLDSEQSAIKTETCGDCGTYLKILYQEKDPNVEPVADDLASLVLDARMEQEGFARSSINPFLFPGEGE, from the coding sequence ATGAGTATTCGCATAATCCCGCAAGATGAGCTGGAAAAAAGCGAGAAACGCGCGGCGGATATGATCCCGCCGCTGCTTTTCCCCAGGCTCAAAAATCTCTATAACCGCCGTGCTGAGCGGCTGCGTCAACTGGCGGAAAGCAATCCGCTTGGCGATTATCTGCGCTTTGCCGCGCTGATCGCCCACGCGCAGGAAGTGGTGTTGTACGACCATCCGTTACAGATGGATCTTACCGCCCGCATCAAAGAAGCCAACGACCAGGGCAAGCCGCCGCTGGATATTCATGTCCTGCCGCGCGATACGCACTGGCATAAGCTGCTGCATTCGCTGATCGCCGAACTGAAACCGGAGATGAGCGGTACGGCGCTGGCGGTGATAGAGAATCTGGAAAAAGCCTCGTCCCAGGAGCTTGAGGCGATGGCCAGCGCGCTCTTTGCGACGGATTTTGCCTCCGTCAGCAGCGATAAAGCGCCCTTTATCTGGGCAGCGTTATCACTGTACTGGGCGCAGATGGCCAGCCTGATCCCCGGCAAAGCCCGCGCGGAATATGGCGAACAGCGCCAGTTCTGCCCGGTGTGCGGCTCGATCCCGGTTTCCAGCATGGTACATATCGGCACCACCCAGGGGCTGCGTTATCTGCACTGCAACCTGTGTGAAACCGAGTGGCATGTGGTGCGCGTGAAGTGCAGCAACTGCGAGCAAACGCGCGATCTGCATTACTGGTCGCTGGACAGCGAGCAGTCGGCCATCAAAACCGAAACCTGCGGGGATTGCGGTACTTACCTGAAAATTCTGTATCAGGAAAAAGACCCGAACGTCGAACCGGTGGCAGACGATCTGGCCTCGCTGGTGCTGGACGCGCGCATGGAGCAGGAAGGCTTTGCCCGCAGCTCCATCAACCCGTTCCTGTTCCCGGGTGAAGGTGAGTAA
- the fdoI gene encoding formate dehydrogenase cytochrome b556 subunit, translated as MRKRDTIVRYTAPERINHWVTAFCFVLASVSGLGFFFPSFNWLMHILGTPQLARILHPFVGVVMFASFIIMFFRYWHHNLINRDDIFWAKNIRKIIVNDEVGDTGRYNFGQKCVFWAAIILLVLLLVSGVIIWRPYFAPVFSIPVIRFALMLHSFAAVGLIVVIMVHIYAALWVKGTITAMVEGWVTSTWAKKHHPRWYREVRQKEDKSPE; from the coding sequence ATGAGAAAACGTGACACCATCGTGCGCTACACCGCGCCGGAACGCATTAACCACTGGGTCACCGCCTTCTGCTTCGTGCTGGCGTCGGTGAGCGGGCTGGGCTTTTTCTTCCCGTCCTTTAACTGGCTGATGCATATTCTCGGTACGCCGCAGCTGGCGCGCATCCTGCACCCCTTCGTGGGTGTGGTGATGTTTGCCTCTTTTATCATCATGTTTTTCCGCTACTGGCATCATAACCTTATCAATCGCGACGATATTTTCTGGGCGAAGAACATTCGCAAGATCATCGTTAACGACGAGGTGGGCGATACCGGGCGTTATAATTTCGGCCAGAAATGCGTGTTCTGGGCGGCAATTATTTTGCTGGTGCTGCTGCTGGTTAGCGGGGTGATTATCTGGCGTCCGTACTTCGCGCCGGTCTTCTCCATTCCGGTGATCCGATTTGCCTTAATGCTGCATTCATTTGCCGCAGTAGGGTTAATTGTGGTTATCATGGTGCATATCTACGCCGCCCTATGGGTTAAAGGCACCATAACCGCGATGGTGGAAGGCTGGGTAACCAGCACGTGGGCAAAGAAACATCACCCGCGCTGGTACCGTGAAGTCCGCCAGAAAGAGGATAAGTCACCTGAATGA
- the fdxH gene encoding formate dehydrogenase subunit beta, with amino-acid sequence MAYQSQDIIRRSATNGFTPAPQARDHQLEVAKLIDVTTCIGCKACQVACSEWNDIRDEVGHNVGVYDNPADLTAKSWTVMRFSEVEQNDKLEWLIRKDGCMHCADPGCLKACPSEGAIIQYANGIVDFQSEQCIGCGYCIAGCPFDVPRMNPEDNRVYKCTLCVDRVTVGQEPACVKTCPTGAIHFGSKEDMKNLAGERVAELKTRGYDNAGLYDPAGVGGTHVMYVLHHADKPNLYHGLPENPEISATVKFWKGIWKPLAAVGFAATFAASIFHYVGVGPNRAEEEDDNLHEEKDEVRK; translated from the coding sequence ATGGCTTATCAATCGCAAGATATTATCCGTCGTTCCGCGACCAACGGTTTCACCCCTGCGCCTCAGGCGCGGGATCACCAGCTTGAAGTGGCGAAGCTCATCGACGTGACCACCTGCATCGGCTGTAAAGCCTGTCAGGTGGCCTGTTCGGAGTGGAACGACATCCGTGATGAAGTGGGACACAACGTCGGGGTGTATGACAACCCGGCGGATCTGACCGCTAAATCCTGGACGGTGATGCGCTTCTCGGAAGTGGAGCAAAACGACAAACTGGAGTGGCTGATCCGTAAGGACGGCTGCATGCACTGCGCCGATCCTGGCTGTCTGAAAGCCTGCCCGTCTGAAGGGGCGATCATTCAGTACGCCAACGGCATCGTCGATTTCCAGTCGGAACAGTGTATCGGCTGCGGCTACTGCATTGCAGGCTGTCCGTTTGACGTACCGCGCATGAACCCGGAAGACAATCGCGTCTACAAATGCACCCTGTGCGTGGACCGCGTGACTGTCGGCCAGGAGCCGGCATGCGTGAAAACCTGCCCGACCGGGGCTATCCACTTTGGTTCTAAAGAGGATATGAAAAACCTGGCGGGCGAGCGTGTGGCCGAGCTGAAAACGCGCGGCTACGACAATGCAGGCCTGTACGATCCGGCAGGCGTTGGCGGTACGCACGTGATGTACGTTCTGCACCACGCTGATAAACCGAATCTTTACCATGGCCTGCCGGAGAACCCGGAAATCAGCGCCACGGTGAAATTCTGGAAAGGCATCTGGAAACCGCTCGCGGCTGTCGGCTTTGCGGCAACCTTCGCGGCCAGCATCTTCCACTACGTCGGTGTCGGTCCGAACCGCGCAGAGGAAGAGGATGACAACCTGCATGAAGAGAAAGACGAGGTGCGCAAATGA